Genomic segment of Harmonia axyridis chromosome 6, icHarAxyr1.1, whole genome shotgun sequence:
actgtttttatttccttctttctctataatgaagaattatccaagtgagccattccacattgtcgattttcttggactcggatttcacgcaggtagctataatctcccacgtggtaaggtcaattgctgctgtaaccacaaatgcacgactgacttcttttgttgatttcatttgtatgttatttccttcaatttttctcattctaacacttctcatcgtattccacagggacgaaagcttgacacacgtgtctaaggaaatcacattggtataagggactgtttttattcccttttttctttctgatgaacaattatccaagtaagccattccacattgttgattttcttggactaggatgtcacgcagctagctataatctcccacgtggtaaggtcaattgctgctgtaaccacaaatgcacgactgacttttgttgttgatttgatttgtttgttatttccttctatgtttctcattctaacacttttcatcgtattgcacagggacgaaagcttgacacaagtgtctaaggcaaccacattggtataagggactgttctttttccttttttttttttgatgaacaattatccaaataagccattccacattgttgattatcttggactaggatgtcacgcagctagctataatctcccacgtggtaaggtcaattgctgctgtaatcacaaatgcacgactgacttctgttgttgatttcatttgtttgttatttccttctatgtttctcattctaacacttttcatcgtattgcacagggacgaaagcttgacacacgtgtctaaggaaaccactttggtataagggactgttcttattcccttctttttgtttaatgaacaattatccaagtaagccatttcacattgttgattttcttggactcggatgacacgcaggtagctataatcttttatgtggtgaggtcaattgctgctgtaaccacaaatgcacgactgacttctgttgttgatttcatttgtttgttatttccttcaatgtttctcattctaactcttttcatcgtattacacagggacgaaagcttgacacacgtgtctaaggaaaccactttggtataagggactgttcttattcccttctttttgtttaatgaacaattatccaagtaagccatttcacattgttgattttcttggactcggatgacacgcaggtagctataatcttttacgtggtgaggtcaattgctgctgtaaccacaaatgcacgactgacttctgttgttgatttcatttgtttgttatttccttctatgtttctcattctaacacttttcatcgtattgctgagagacgaaagcttaccacacgtgtctaaggaaaccactttggtataagggactgttcttattcctttttttttgtaaaatgaacaattatctaagtaggccattccacattgttgatttttcatcgtattgcacagggacgaaagcttgacacacgtgtctaaggaaaccactttggtatgagggactgttcttattcccttttttctttttgatgaacaattatttgagtaagccataccacattgttgattttcttggactaggatgtcacgcagctagctataatctcccacgtggtaaggtcaattgctgctgtaaccacaaatgcacgactgacttctgttgttgatttcatttgtttgttatttccttctatgtttctcattctaacacttttcatcgtattgcacagggacgaaagcttgacacacgtgtctgagaaaaccactttggtatgagggactgttcttattcccttctttttgtttaatcaacaattatccaagtaagccattctacattgttgattttcttggactcggatgtcacgcaggtagctataatctcccacgtggtaaggtcaattgctgctgtaaccacaaatgcacgactgacttctgttgttgatttcattcgtttgttattttcttcaatgtttctcattctaacacttttcatcgtattgcacagggacgaaagcttgacacaagtgtctaaggaaaccactttggtataagggactgttcttattcccttctttttgtttaatgaacaattatccaagtaagccattccacattgttgattttcttggactcggatgtcacgcaggtagctataatctcccacgtggtaaggtcaattgctgctgtaaccacaaatgcacgactgacttctgttgttgatttaatttgtttgttatttccttcaatgtttctcatttaactcttttcatcgtattacacagggacgaaagcttgacttacgtgtctaaggaagccacattggtataagggactgttcttattcccttctttctgtataatgaacaattatccaagtaagccattccacattgttgattttcttggactaggatgtcacgcagctagctataatctcccacgtggtaaggtcaattgctgctgtaaccacaaatgcacgactgacttctgttgttaatttcatttgttttttatttccttctatgtttctcattctaacacttttcatcgtattgcacagggacgatagcttgacacacgtgtctaaggaaaccactttggtataagggactgttcttattctcttttttttgtttaatcaactattatccaagtaggcctttccacattgttgattttcttggactcggatgtcacgcaggtagctataatctcccacgtggtaaggtcaattgctgctgtaaccacaaatgtacgactgacttctgttgttgatttgatttgtttgttatttccttctatgtttctcattctaacacttttcatcgtattgcacagggacgaaagtttgacacaagtgtctaaagaaaccacattggtataaggaactgttcttattccctttttttttttgatgaacaattatccaagtaagccattccacattgttgattttcttggactaggatgtcacgcagctagctataatctcccacgagatatggtcaattgctgctgtaaccacaaatgcacgactgacttctgttgttgatttgatttgtttattatttccttctatgtttctcattctaacacttttcatcgtattgcacagggacgaaagcttgacacaagtgtcataggaaaccacattggtataagggactgttcttattcgcttttttttgtttaatgaacaattatccaagtaagccattccacattgttgattttcttggactcggatgacacgcaggtagctataatcttttacgtggtgaggtcaattgctgctgtaaccacaaatgcacgactgacttctgttgttgatttcatttgtttgttatttccttcaatgtttctcattctaactcttttcatcgtattacacagggacgaaagcttgacacacgtgtgtaaggaaaccactttggttaaagggactgttcttattcccttctttttgtttaatgaacaattatccaagtaagccattcgacattgttgattttcttggactcggatgtcacgcaggtagctataatctcccacgtggtaaggtcaaatgctgctgtaacgacaaatgcacgactgacttctgttgttgatttcatttgtttgttatttccttctatgtttctcattctaacacttttcatcgtattgctgagagacgaaagcttaccacacgtgtctaaggaaaccactttggtataagggactgttcttattcctttttttttgtaaaatgaacaattatctaagtaggccattccacattgttgatttttcatcgtattgcacagggacgaaagcttgacacacgtgtctaaggaaaccactttggtatgagggactgttcttattcccttttttctttttgatgaacaattatttgagtaagccataccacattgttgattttcttggactaggatgtcacgcagctagctataatctcccacgtggtgaggtcaattgctgctgtaaccacaaatgcacgactgacttctgttgttgatttcatttgtttgttatttccttctatgtttctcattctaacacttttcatcgtattgcacagggacgaaagcttgacacacgtgtctgagaaaaccactttggtatgagggactgttcttattcccttctttttgtttaatcaacaattatccaagtaagccattctacattgttgattttcttggactcggatgtcacgcaggtagctataatctcccacgtggtaaggtcaattgctgctgtaaccacaaatgcacgactgacttctgttgttgatttcattcgtatgttattttcttcaatgtttctcattctaacacttttcatcgtattgcacagggacgaaagcttgacacaagtgtctaaggaaaccactttggtataagggactgttcttattcccttctttttgtttaatgaacaattatccaagtaagccattccacattgttgattttcttggactcggatgtcacgcaggtagctataatctcccacgtggtaaggtcaattgctgctgtaaccacaaatgcacgactgacttctgttgttgatttaatttgtttgttatttccttcaatgtttctcattctaactcttttcatcgtattacacagggacgaaagcttgacttacgtgtctaaggaagccacattggtatgagggactgttcttattccctttttttttttgatgaacaattatccaagtaagccattccacattgttgattttcttggactaggatgtcacgcagctagctataatctcccacgtggtaaggtcaattgctgctgtaaccacaaatgcacgactgacttctgttgttaatttcatttgttttttatttccttctatgtttctcattctaacacttttcatcgtattgcacagggacgatagcttgacacacgtgtctaaggaaaccactttggtataagggactgttcttattctcttttttttgtttaatcaacaattatccaagtaggcctttccacattgttgattttcttggactcggatgtcacgcaggtagctataatctcccacgtggtaaggtcaattgctgctgtaaccacaaatgtacgactgacttctgttgttgatttgatttgtttgttatttccttctatgtttctcattctaacacttttcatcgtattgcacagggacgaaagcttgacacaagtgtctaaagaaaccacattggtataagggactgttcttattccctttttttttttgatgaacaattatccaagtaagccattccacattgttgattttcttggactaggatgtcacgcagcttgctataatctcccacgtggtatggtcaattgctgctgtaaccacaaatgcacgactgacttctgttgttgatttgatttgtttattatttccttctatgtttctcattctaacacttttcatcgtattgcacagggacgaaagcttgacacaagtgtcataggaaaccacattggtataagggactgttcttattccctttttttttttgatgaacaattatccaaataagccattccacattgttgattatcttggactaggatgtcacgcagctagctataatctcccacgtggtaaggtcaattgctgctgtaatcacaaatgcacgactgacttctgttgttgatttcatttgtttgttatttccttctatgtttctcattctaacactttccatcgtattgcacagggacgaaagcttgacacacgtgtctaaggaaaccactttggtataagggactgttcttatttttttttttttgtttaatcaacaattatccaagtgggtctttccacattgttgattttcttggactcggatgtcacgcaggtagctataatctcccacgtgctaaggtcaattgctgctgtaaccacaaatgtacgactgacttctgttgttgatttgatttgtttgttatttccttctatgtttctcattcttacacttttcatcgtattgcacagggacgaaagcttgacacacgtgtctaaggaaaccactttggtataaggcagGGGTTCCCAATCTTTTTCAGCCCGCGGGCAGttacaaatttattattttgtcacGGCTCCCTACCTTCGCTAGCTATTTGAAAAAGATACAGTCGTAAGAAATAGGTACCTACAACTATAGTAGTTAGGTTAGGTAGATAGgaacaaaaattgaaacatcCACAATATGAAATtaagtttttttattatatgtaagagaattgaaacagaaaacaacAAGAGAGACTaaagaaaaaccaaaataaaatatgatagtTAGGTACTCAGTCAAATCAATGTGACGGGTGAGCTTGGTGATCTCCGCACAGTTTTTCAAAGCGGGGAATAAGACTTGACACTGCTACTCTCATTTCTTGCTCCACATTGATCCTTGAGCGATATTTGTTCTTGATTACAGCTACAGCTGAAAATCCAGCTTCACATAAATATGATGTTGCAAACGGAATGAAAATTCTTACAGCTTTTGAACTTAAATTtggatattcattttgaatcgaTAACCAAAACTCCACCAAATCGGAACAGGTGAATCTAGTTTTAAGGCTGCTGTCGCAAGAGAGTTCAATGAGACTCTCTTCATCTTGTGATGTGAATCCTGGTGGAGCTTGTGCATGGAAAGGATCTCTGATCCACGCAAATTTTTCGACATCATCATGTCCAAAGTACTTCGAAAACCATTCGGTGAGCTTCGATAGGTGTCCCGTGAAAAGAACCATCAGGTCGTGTGAGACAACCAGTTCATTAGATGCAGCATATTTATACAATTGCGGGAAGCAATCTTGACCACTGccttcattcattttctttaTCCACAACTGCAGTTTTTTTCTAAACGCCGCAATCCTCTCCAATAGTTTCAGAATGTGCGTGTTGTTGCCTTGCAAAGAGAGATTCAAATTATTTAGTTTCTCAAATATATCGCACAAATATGCTAGTTTTAGCAAAAAATCTGCTTCAGTAAAATATTTGGCGTTTTCATGACGTTCTTGCtgtaaaaaaattcgaatttcttCGTGTAATTCGAACACACGAAATAAGACATTTCCACGTGAAAGCCATCGTGAATTGCAGTAATACAGCAGAGCCGTATGTTCAGCTCCCATATCTATACATAGTTTTTTAAAAAGTCTGGCCTTTACAGGCCTAGTTTTTATGTAGTTTACTGCACCAATTACACATTCCAGTACTTGGTTCAGTTCAGAGCTCATTGATTTTGATGCAAGAGCTTCTCTATGGATGATACAATGGGTCCACATAGCATTCGGTGCTTTTTTACGAATAAGCGCTTGTACTCCCCCATACCTGCCAGACATGGATCGAGCACCATCAGTACATACACCGATACACTTTTCCCAATCCAAGCCACTTTCTGCAATAAACT
This window contains:
- the LOC123683077 gene encoding zinc finger BED domain-containing protein 5-like — translated: MDRFLLNKKQVGSSNDSEEASTSGGREAKKRKYRKYDDSYLDFGFTSIEVNNEEKPQCVLCLKILSSESMLPSKLKRHLETIHPTMVAKSRDFFHRKLQNLKKTKNVFTQQASVPNNALLASFKVAYRVAKCKKPHTIAEELILPAAIDMVNIMVGESAGKLISKVPLSNNTISRRIHDIADDLNYQLIEKMKSKDFGLQLDEATDSNSDAHLICYVRFLADNIIVEDLLFCKSITESAKAEDLFEILDKFIAESGLDWEKCIGVCTDGARSMSGRYGGVQALIRKKAPNAMWTHCIIHREALASKSMSSELNQVLECVIGAVNYIKTRPVKARLFKKLCIDMGAEHTALLYYCNSRWLSRGNVLFRVFELHEEIRIFLQQERHENAKYFTEADFLLKLAYLCDIFEKLNNLNLSLQGNNTHILKLLERIAAFRKKLQLWIKKMNEGSGQDCFPQLYKYAASNELVVSHDLMVLFTGHLSKLTEWFSKYFGHDDVEKFAWIRDPFHAQAPPGFTSQDEESLIELSCDSSLKTRFTCSDLVEFWLSIQNEYPNLSSKAVRIFIPFATSYLCEAGFSAVAVIKNKYRSRINVEQEMRVAVSSLIPRFEKLCGDHQAHPSH